The following are encoded together in the Phragmites australis chromosome 19, lpPhrAust1.1, whole genome shotgun sequence genome:
- the LOC133901103 gene encoding uncharacterized protein LOC133901103 isoform X2 yields the protein MEDEESGVRRWLVDIRSWRPSPAQFHAAAAGLPPHERPAVARFVKDDDRKRALVSRLLQYSLVHHVLGIPFDQINICRTIEGKPYLNKNATFPNFNFSTSHQGDYVGIASEPLCLVGLDIVSISKPQGETVTEFISSFTSYLTDHEWGCIVRSDTHTEVLTEFYRYWCLKEAFVKATGAGVGFGLHRLEFHHEHWSNISIRIDGEESRKWRFWLFKLDEMHLASIARGHPEDAVNNYKETLSNLFIKEEQLHATLEIQEEGFILRTVEQLIQPQG from the exons ATGGAGGACGAGGAGAGCGGGGTGCGGCGGTGGCTTGTCGACATCAGGAGCTGGCGCCCGTCCCCCGCCCAGTTCCACGCAGCGGCCGCCGGCTTGCCGCCGCACGAGCGGCCCGCCGTTGCCAG GTTTGTCAAAGACGATGACAGGAAACGGGCGCTCGTCAGTCGCCTTCTGCAGTACTCCCTTGTGCACCATGTTCTCGGCATTCCATTTGATCAGATAAACATATGCCGCACAATAGAAGGGAAACCGTACCTG AACAAAAATGCAACCTTCCCAAACTTCAACTTCAGCACCTCGCATCAGGGAGACTACGTCGGCATAGCATCTGAGCCGCTTTGCCTTGTTGGCCTGGACATTGTATCCATCTCCAAGCCCCAGGGAGAAACTGTCACCGAGTTCATCAGCAGCTTCACTTCGTACCTTACAGACCATGAGTGGGGCTGCATTGTTCGCTCTGACACCCACACTGAAGTGCTAACAGAGTTCTACAG GTATTGGTGCCTTAAAGAAGCATTTGTTAAAGCCACAGGCGCTGGTGTTGGATTTGGTTTGCACCGATTAGAATTCCACCATGAACACTGGAGTAATATTTCTATCCGGATTGATGGAGAAGAGTCTAGGAAATGGAGATTTTGGCTTTTCAAGCTTGATGAAATGCATTTG GCATCTATAGCAAGAGGGCATCCAGAGGATGCTGTGAACAACTACAAGGAAACATTGTCAAATTTGTTCATCAAAGAGGAACAATTACATGCTACACTAGAGATTCAAGAAGAGGGTTTCATTTTGCGGACAGTGGAACAGCTTATACAACCACAAGGTTAA
- the LOC133901103 gene encoding uncharacterized protein LOC133901103 isoform X1 yields the protein MEDEESGVRRWLVDIRSWRPSPAQFHAAAAGLPPHERPAVARFVKDDDRKRALVSRLLQYSLVHHVLGIPFDQINICRTIEGKPYLQNKNATFPNFNFSTSHQGDYVGIASEPLCLVGLDIVSISKPQGETVTEFISSFTSYLTDHEWGCIVRSDTHTEVLTEFYRYWCLKEAFVKATGAGVGFGLHRLEFHHEHWSNISIRIDGEESRKWRFWLFKLDEMHLASIARGHPEDAVNNYKETLSNLFIKEEQLHATLEIQEEGFILRTVEQLIQPQG from the exons ATGGAGGACGAGGAGAGCGGGGTGCGGCGGTGGCTTGTCGACATCAGGAGCTGGCGCCCGTCCCCCGCCCAGTTCCACGCAGCGGCCGCCGGCTTGCCGCCGCACGAGCGGCCCGCCGTTGCCAG GTTTGTCAAAGACGATGACAGGAAACGGGCGCTCGTCAGTCGCCTTCTGCAGTACTCCCTTGTGCACCATGTTCTCGGCATTCCATTTGATCAGATAAACATATGCCGCACAATAGAAGGGAAACCGTACCTG CAGAACAAAAATGCAACCTTCCCAAACTTCAACTTCAGCACCTCGCATCAGGGAGACTACGTCGGCATAGCATCTGAGCCGCTTTGCCTTGTTGGCCTGGACATTGTATCCATCTCCAAGCCCCAGGGAGAAACTGTCACCGAGTTCATCAGCAGCTTCACTTCGTACCTTACAGACCATGAGTGGGGCTGCATTGTTCGCTCTGACACCCACACTGAAGTGCTAACAGAGTTCTACAG GTATTGGTGCCTTAAAGAAGCATTTGTTAAAGCCACAGGCGCTGGTGTTGGATTTGGTTTGCACCGATTAGAATTCCACCATGAACACTGGAGTAATATTTCTATCCGGATTGATGGAGAAGAGTCTAGGAAATGGAGATTTTGGCTTTTCAAGCTTGATGAAATGCATTTG GCATCTATAGCAAGAGGGCATCCAGAGGATGCTGTGAACAACTACAAGGAAACATTGTCAAATTTGTTCATCAAAGAGGAACAATTACATGCTACACTAGAGATTCAAGAAGAGGGTTTCATTTTGCGGACAGTGGAACAGCTTATACAACCACAAGGTTAA
- the LOC133899894 gene encoding protein ZINC INDUCED FACILITATOR-LIKE 1-like has product MEEERPGDWRPAAEQSEPLLEKTTGGGGGNGIVYLEGCPGCAVDRRKAENPGIPYGSFIYIWIVTLCTTLPISSLFPFLYFMIRDLHVAKRTEDIGFYAGFVGASFMFGRCLTSTVWGIAADRIGRKPIVMFGIFSVVVFNTLFGLSVSYWMAIATRFLLGALNGLLGPIKAYAIEVCRHEHEALALSLVSTAWGIGLIVGPALGGYLAVPAEKFPNVFSPDSIFGRFPYFLPCLCTSVFAAAVLISCIWMPETLHKHKVSENGNQSVEALEAHLIHPKEEVEQSGSLDTKKSLFKNWSLMSSIIIYCVFSFHDMAYTEVFSLWAESDKKYGGLSLSSEDVGQVLAVTGASLLVYQFFIYPRINKVLGPVKSSRIAAILCIPILFAYPYMTYLSEPGLSLILNIASVTKNYLGATIITATFILQNNAVPQDQRGAANGLSMTGMSFFKAVAPSGAGIVFSWAQKRQHAFFFPGDQMVFFLLNVVELLGLILTFKPFLAVPEQYDRN; this is encoded by the exons ATGGAGGAGGAGAGGCCAGGCGActggcggccggcggcggagcAGTCGGAGCCGTTGCTAGAGAAGACCACCGGCGGGGGCGGCGGTAACGGCATCGTGTACTTGGAAGGGTGCCCCGGGTGCGCCGTGGACCGGCGGAAGGCGGAGAACCCGGGGATCCCGTACGGGAGCTTCATCTACATCTGGATCGTCACCCTTTGCACAA CTTTGCCAATATCATCGCTGTTCCCCTTCTTGTATTTTATG ATAAGAGACTTGCATGTTGCCAAAAGAACAGAAGATATTGGGTTTTATGCTGGTTTTGTAG GTGCTTCATTTATGTTTGGTAGATGCTTGACTTCAACAGTTTGGGGAATAGCAGCAGACCGTATTGGGAGGAAGCCAATTGTCATGTTTGGCATTTTCTCTGT GGTTGTCTTTAATACTTTGTTTGGGCTTAGTGTCAGCTATTGGATGGCAATAGCTACACGATTTCTTCTTGGTGCTTTAAATGGTTTGCTTGGACCGATAAAG GCTTATGCTATTGAAGTTTGCCGGCATGAACATGAAGCTCTAGCGTTATCACTT GTCAGCACAGCTTGGGGAATAGGTCTCATCGTTGGTCCTGCTCTAGGAGGCTACCTTGCAGTG CCTGCAGAAAAATTTCCAAATGTCTTTTCACCTGACTCAATCTTTGGAAG GTTCCCATATTTCTTACCATGTTTATGCACATCAGtctttgctgctgctgttctcATAAGCTGCATATGGATGCCG GAGACTTTACACAAGCATAAAGTTAGTGAAAATGGAAATCAGAGCGTTGAAGCTTTGGAGGCTCATCTGATTCATCCGAAAGAAGAGGTCGAACAAAGTGGTAGTTTGGATACTAAGAAGAGCTTATTCAAGAATTGGTCACTGATGTCATCAATAATTATCTATTGCGTCTTCTCCTTTCATGACATGGCTTATACAGAG GTGTTCTCTCTGTGGGCTGAAAGTGACAAGAAGTATGGTGGACTGAGTTTATCATCAGAGGATGTAGGTCAAGTTCTTGCAGTTACAG GTGCCAGTCTTCTTGTATATCAATTCTTTATATACCCTCGTATTAATAAAGTTCTCGGGCCTGTCAAGTCTTCTCGAATTGCAGCT ATTCTGTGCATACCTATTCTCTTTGCCTACCCCTATATGACATACCTGTCAGAACCTGGATTATCACTCATTTTGAATATTGCATCGGTGACAAAAAATTATCTTGGC GCTACCATCATTACGGCCACTTTCATCCTACAAAATAATGCTGTG CCTCAGGACCAAAGAGGAGCTGCAAATGGATTATCCATGACAGGAATGTCCTTTTTCAAGGCAGTCGCTCCATCAGGGGCAGGCATCGT GTTCTCGTGGGCACAGAAACGACAGCATGCTTTCTTCTTTCCAG GCGATCAGATGGTGTTCTTCCTTCTGAATGTCGTTGAGTTGCTTGGACTCATCCTCACATTCAAACCATTTTTGGCCGTGCCAGAGCAATATGATAGAAATTAG
- the LOC133899918 gene encoding uncharacterized protein LOC133899918, whose protein sequence is MVLAGNDDNAPTTAMLVSYRASTPSLADHLVEKPRQRVHCLGELPLWRRKTGDGQPAGHVTRTVDWSSVLRTCKEWLKNPMNIALLLWLLCVAVSGGMLVLLLLGLLDGVFPAPAARNRLIEINNQLLNALFTLMSLYQHPALCHHLFLLCRWRPHDAAELRAAYCKDGAAAAPRPGERAHMSVVVALLHLTAACQYVLCGLYWGYTKSTRPELAEDGFFVLGVAAPVVAAVYTVCSPLGKAGKCELACSDATGLKTKQLPTPIGRVVVEPEWAGGMFDCTGDAATGCLSLSCTFCVFGWNMERLGLGNRYVHAVTFVLLCFAPLWVFGISALHIHNYIIGDVVGGAGLLLCACGLLYGGYWRIQMRKRFGLPGSRACCGSKSLTDYARWLFCWPCALAQEVRTASLYHVDGESFYTKVVDDDHEERQPLLVSNHHDVFRAPETVVAVSEGTSTNHLVVVHGEMMVPPNVQVVAVKVEDDKSDECTVVHGEMVDPANPMSASVREEDESLVEDADHSISSDGSWRVEKVKKLINMVTLLSLLILLYTRGFIH, encoded by the coding sequence ATGGTCCTTGCCGGCAATGACGACAATGCACCAACCACCGCGATGCTCGTCAGCTACCGAGCCTCCACGCCATCGCTCGCCGACCACCTCGTCGAAAAGCCGCGACAGCGCGTGCACTGCCTCGGGGAACTCCCCTTATGGCGACGAAAAACCGGCGACGGCCAGCCTGCAGGACACGTCACCCGCACCGTGGACTGGAGCTCTGTCCTCCGGACGTGCAAGGAGTGGCTCAAGAACCCCATGAACATCGCGCTGCTGCTCTGGCTCCTCTGCGTCGCCGTCTCCGGCGGCatgctcgtcctcctcctccttggcctcctcgACGGggtcttccccgcgccggcggCCAGGAACCGCTTGATCGAGATCAACAATCAGCTGCTCAACGCGCTCTTTACGCTCATGAGCCTCTACCAGCACCCCGCGCTCtgccaccacctcttcctcctctgccgCTGGCGCCCCCACGACGCCGCCGAACTACGTGCCGCCTACTGCAAGGAtggtgccgccgccgcgccgcgccccgGGGAGCGCGCGCACATGTCCGTCGTGGTGGCGCTGCTCCACCTCACCGCCGCGTGCCAGTACGTCCTCTGCGGCCTCTACTGGGGATACACCAAGAGCACCCGCCCCGAGCTCGCCGAGGACGGCTTCTTCGTGCTCGGCGTGGCCGCACCGGTCGTCGCCGCCGTGTACACCGTGTGCAGTCCGCTGGGAAAGGCCGGCAAGTGCGAGCTCGCCTGCTCCGACGCCACGGGCTTGAAGACAAAACAGCTCCCTACCCCAATTGGGCGCGTCGTCGTCGAGCCGGAGTGGGCCGGCGGCATGTTCGACTGCACTGGCGACGCGGCCACGGGGTGTCTCTCCCTCTCCTGTACCTTCTGCGTCTTCGGGTGGAACATGGAGAGGCTGGGCTTGGGCAACAGGTACGTGCACGCCGTCACGTTCGTGCTGCTCTGCTTCGCGCCCCTTTGGGTGTTCGGCATCTCGGCGCTCCACATCCACAACTACATcatcggcgacgtggtcggcgGCGCCGGCTTGCTGCTTTGCGCGTGCGGCCTGCTGTACGGTGGGTACTGGAGGATTCAGATGAGGAAAAGGTTTGGGCTCCCAGGGAGCAGGGCGTGCTGCGGGTCCAAGTCGCTGACGGACTACGCGCGGTGGCTCTTCTGCTGGCCATGCGCGCTGGCGCAGGAGGTGCGCACGGCAAGCCTCTACCACGTCGACGGCGAGAGCTTCTACACCAAGGTTGTGGACGATGATCATGAGGAGAGGCAGCCGTTGCTAGTGTCCAATCATCACGACGTTTTCAGAGCACCTGAGACAGTCGTTGCAGTGTCAGAAGGGACATCGACTAATCATCTGGTTGTTGTTCATGGTGAAATGATGGTCCCGCCAAATGTTCAGGTTGTTGCGGTGAAAGTTGAAGATGATAAATCTGACGAATGCACTGTTGTTCACGGTGAGATGGTCGATCCGGCTAATCCGATGTCGGCGTCTGTGAGGGAGGAAGATGAATCTTTGGTGGAAGATGCTGATCATAGTATATCTTCTGATGGAAGTTGGAGGGTGGAGAAGGTGAAGAAACTGATCAACATGGTCACTCTGCTGTCACTGCTCATTCTTTTGTACACTAGGGGATTTATACATTAA
- the LOC133900348 gene encoding uncharacterized protein LOC133900348, translating to MESQERSPKQAVEVQSHGKAKKERLLDFLRATPSKELWMRRFGFTSPHALLKRVATLRTRSATHVSAPARFFLRAPAFARTVDWRALRAKCVAWAWHPTNAALLVWLAFVAAGVAFVFLLMTGALNSAVPDASRRRRWTEVANQMLNALFTIMCVYQHPQLCHHLMLLFRWRSPDVAELRGVYCKNAAAGPRERLHVAIVVLLLHATCFAQYAYCALFWFFSSDTRPDWAVNLCMALGLGAPVAAALYMVYGPLGRKIVLPASTDDEEAVAVEDDASGSALQAAQYNSGSCRVVVTKPEWAGGLFDLADDATVAALSLTCTFCVFGWNMERLGLGNMYVHVFTFALLCAAPVLVFAVAALNIHDATLGFLVGAAGALLSVLGLMYGGFWRAQMRRRFGLPADRSMFGGRPVVADYAKWLLCAPCALAQEVRTGNLYDVEEGNLYVRDSGEGVPQEEKPAMAPLDREGCVAPLTAGTGGGERVVVVDTPPVPVRVQEGNS from the coding sequence ATGGAATCGCAGGAGAGATCACCCAAGCAAGCAGTCGAAGTGCAAAGCCATGGCAAGGCGAAGAAGGAGAGGCTCCTCGACTTCCTCAGGGCAACTCCTTCCAAGGAATTATGGATGCGCcgcttcggcttcacctccccGCACGCCTTGCTCAAGCGCGTCGCCACCCTCCGCACGCGCTCTGCCACCCATGTATCAGCCCCCGCCCGCTTCTTCCTCCGCGCGCCGGCCTTCGCGCGCACTGTCGACTGGCGCGCGCTGCGCGCCAAGTGCGTCGCCTGGGCCTGGCACCCCACGAACGCCGCGCTGCTCGTCTGGCTTGCCTTCGTCGCCGCGGGCGTCGCCTTCGTCTTCCTGCTCATGACGGGGGCGCTCAACTCCGCAGTGCCCGACGCGTCCCGCCGGCGGCGGTGGACGGAGGTGGCCAACCAGATGCTCAACGCGCTCTTCACCATCATGTGCGTGTACCAGCATCCGCAGCTCTGCCACCACCTCATGCTCCTCTTCCGCTGGCGAAGCCCCGACGTCGCCGAGCTCCGCGGCGTCTACTGCAAgaacgccgccgccggcccgcGCGAGCGCCTCCACGTGGCAATCGTCgtgctgctcctccacgccacGTGCTTCGCGCAGTACGCGTACTGCGCGCTCTTCTGGTTCTTCAGCAGCGACACGCGCCCCGACTGGGCCGTCAACCTGTGCATGGCGCTCGGCCTCGgcgcccccgtcgccgccgccctctACATGGTCTACGGCCCGCTCGGCAGAAAGATCGTGCTCCCGGCGTCCACTGATGACGAGGAGGCCGTGGCGGTGGAGGACGACGCGAGCGGCTCTGCGTTGCAGGCGGCGCAGTACAACAGCGGCAGCTGCAGAGTGGTGGTCACCAAGCCGGAGTGGGCCGGCGGGCTCTTCGACCTCGCCGACGACGCGACGGTGGCGGCGCTGTCCCTGACGTGCACCTTCTGCGTGTTTGGGTGGAACATGGAGCGCCTGGGGTTGGGCAACATGTACGTGCACGTCTTCACCTTCGCCCTCCTCTGCGCCGCGCCAGTGTTGGTGTTCGCGGTCGCCGCGCTCAACATCCATGACGCCACGCTCGGGTTCCTCGTCGGCGCCGCAGGCGCCTTGCTGTCCGTGCTCGGCTTGATGTACGGCGGCTTCTGGCGCGCGCAGATGAGGAGGCGGTTCGGTCTGCCCGCCGACCGGTCCATGTTCGGCGGGCGGCCCGTCGTGGCAGACTACGCCAAGTGGTTGCTGTGCGCGCCGTGCGCGCTGGCGCAGGAGGTGAGGACGGGCAACCTGTACGACGTGGAGGAGGGCAATCTGTACGTCAGGGACAGTGGAGAGGGCGTGCCGCAGGAGGAAAAGCCGGCAATGGCGCCGCTGGACAGGGAAGGGTGTGTGGCGCCATTGACCGCCGGCACCGGCGGAGGTGAACGTGTTGTCGTGGTCGATACACCGCCGGTGCCGGTGAGGGTTCAAGAGGGGAACAGCTGA